In Mycoplasmopsis maculosa, one genomic interval encodes:
- a CDS encoding LLM class flavin-dependent oxidoreductase produces the protein MKKIELGISTFGDTTVLETTRKAIPHHERIRNMIEEVELADKLGLDVYAVGEHHRDDFAVSSPEMILAAGAVNTKNIKLSSAVTVLSSADPIRVYQNFSHVDALSNGRSEIMVGRGSFTESFPLFGYDLKDYDELFDEKLDMLLHVKENEIVNWPGTKFTQKVDKKGVYPRAMDMPIWVATGGNVNSSIKIASKGLPIAYAIIGGRPESFKPIIDAYRNFGKHVGYTDEQLKVASHSWGFIAETDEEAINKFWFPTKTFVGRIAQDRAHWRELDHASYMHMVSSEGAMFVGSPETVAKKIIKVMEALGLDRFLLHLPVGSVPHEDTMKAIKLYGEKVAPIVREYFTNKK, from the coding sequence ATGAAAAAAATTGAATTAGGTATTTCTACATTTGGAGATACAACAGTTTTAGAAACAACTAGAAAAGCAATACCTCATCACGAAAGAATTAGAAACATGATTGAGGAAGTAGAACTTGCAGATAAATTAGGTTTAGATGTTTATGCTGTTGGTGAGCATCATAGAGATGACTTTGCAGTTTCAAGCCCTGAAATGATTTTAGCAGCTGGAGCTGTTAATACAAAAAATATTAAATTATCAAGCGCTGTTACAGTTTTATCTTCAGCAGATCCTATTAGAGTTTATCAAAACTTTTCTCATGTTGATGCATTATCAAATGGTAGATCAGAAATAATGGTTGGTAGAGGATCATTTACAGAATCTTTCCCATTATTTGGATATGACTTAAAAGATTATGATGAATTATTTGATGAAAAACTAGATATGTTATTACATGTTAAAGAAAATGAAATAGTTAACTGACCAGGAACAAAATTTACTCAAAAAGTTGATAAAAAAGGTGTTTATCCAAGAGCTATGGATATGCCAATATGAGTAGCTACTGGTGGTAATGTTAATTCAAGTATAAAAATCGCTTCAAAAGGATTACCTATTGCGTATGCTATTATCGGTGGAAGACCAGAAAGTTTTAAACCAATTATTGATGCTTATAGAAATTTTGGTAAACATGTAGGTTATACTGATGAACAATTAAAAGTAGCTTCTCACTCATGAGGTTTTATTGCAGAAACAGATGAAGAAGCAATTAATAAATTCTGATTCCCAACAAAAACTTTTGTAGGTAGAATTGCACAAGATAGAGCGCATTGAAGAGAGTTAGATCATGCATCATATATGCACATGGTTAGTTCAGAAGGAGCAATGTTTGTTGGTTCACCAGAAACTGTTGCTAAAAAAATTATTAAAGTTATGGAAGCTTTAGGTTTAGATAGATTCTTACTTCATTTACCTGTAGGTTCAGTACCTCACGAAGATACAATGAAAGCTATTAAACTTTATGGTGAAAAAGTTGCTCCAATTGTTAGAGAATACTTCACAAACAAAAAATAA
- a CDS encoding FMN-dependent NADH-azoreductase produces MKKILFLDSAVISKPYSFLTAVMDEFQKVAGNVERINLNDTEFAKNSLNGNTFPQYWSLVKSDEWIEKLKQTDLLVISSSLINFTAPAILKNFFDGIAVADKTFSYKLSKDGNPVGLLNNLNVVVVTSQGGPQPEGTESIQKQWLRTVLNFVGAKSINFIEINGTKMPNLANVNPEDYAKTRVAEFEQILKNI; encoded by the coding sequence ATGAAAAAAATATTATTTTTAGATAGTGCTGTCATTAGCAAACCATATTCTTTTTTAACAGCTGTTATGGATGAATTCCAAAAAGTTGCTGGCAATGTAGAAAGAATTAATTTAAACGATACAGAATTTGCAAAAAATTCATTAAACGGAAACACATTCCCACAATATTGATCATTAGTAAAAAGCGATGAGTGAATAGAAAAATTAAAACAAACAGATTTATTAGTTATTTCTTCATCACTTATAAACTTTACAGCGCCTGCAATTCTTAAAAACTTTTTTGATGGTATAGCAGTAGCAGATAAAACATTTTCATACAAATTATCAAAAGACGGCAATCCAGTTGGTTTATTAAATAACTTAAATGTTGTTGTTGTTACAAGCCAAGGTGGACCACAACCTGAAGGAACAGAATCTATTCAAAAACAATGATTAAGAACTGTTTTAAATTTTGTTGGAGCTAAATCAATTAATTTTATTGAAATTAATGGTACAAAAATGCCAAATTTAGCTAATGTTAATCCAGAAGATTACGCAAAAACACGTGTAGCTGAATTTGAACAAATTTTAAAAAATATATAA
- a CDS encoding variable surface lipoprotein, with translation MKNKFIKLLGLTPLTLAPIAIAASCNTTSENSEDKKVLEEKEIAGTNIKIVPYKGTVEEKALPEGWTYSTETNLSSINKEEFAFEPASGQSFANDKLISTKGKENSYDIFLSSFQGTNTVYGKSESTKPFEGINLGTFKGTTFNFTTATNPIYTNSKGLQNASGYATVIENTEGRTIKVLVRLFNFKSKQISKSVYELTLTHVTV, from the coding sequence ATGAAAAATAAATTTATTAAATTATTAGGTTTAACACCTTTAACATTAGCACCTATTGCTATTGCTGCATCATGTAATACAACTTCAGAAAACAGCGAAGATAAAAAAGTATTAGAGGAAAAAGAAATCGCAGGAACAAATATTAAAATTGTTCCTTACAAAGGAACAGTTGAAGAAAAAGCTTTACCAGAAGGATGAACATACTCAACAGAAACAAATCTTTCAAGTATAAACAAAGAAGAATTTGCTTTTGAACCAGCTTCTGGACAAAGTTTTGCAAATGATAAATTAATATCTACAAAAGGTAAAGAAAATAGCTATGATATTTTCTTAAGTTCATTCCAAGGTACAAACACAGTATATGGTAAATCAGAAAGTACAAAACCTTTTGAAGGTATTAATTTAGGAACATTTAAAGGTACTACATTCAATTTCACAACAGCAACAAATCCAATTTATACAAACTCAAAAGGTCTTCAAAATGCTAGTGGATACGCAACAGTTATAGAAAATACAGAAGGTAGAACAATTAAAGTTCTTGTAAGATTATTCAACTTCAAAAGTAAACAAATTTCTAAATCTGTTTATGAATTAACATTAACTCATGTTACAGTTTAA
- a CDS encoding TM2 domain-containing protein — METNFIENAFKPKSSPKSRLVLFLLSYFAGWWGVDRFYAGQIGLGIVKLLTFSGFGIWWLIDVILSATGEIKDENNLPINDWKIK, encoded by the coding sequence ATGGAAACAAATTTTATCGAAAATGCTTTTAAACCAAAATCATCTCCAAAATCAAGATTAGTATTATTTTTACTTTCTTATTTTGCTGGATGATGAGGTGTTGATAGATTTTATGCTGGCCAAATTGGTTTAGGAATTGTAAAACTATTAACATTTTCTGGATTTGGAATTTGATGACTTATAGATGTTATTTTATCTGCAACAGGTGAAATCAAAGATGAAAATAATTTACCTATTAATGATTGAAAAATTAAATAA
- a CDS encoding FMN-dependent NADH-azoreductase, with amino-acid sequence MSKKVLVIYSSVNKESVTSKATNAFVKKYENKYPNSEITLLDLSTSTFSKNSLTAENFSTFWNDNEADKWIDLLKNVDLVVVGAPMYNFNISGMLKNFLDTVCVANKTFSYKYSKKGDAIGLVTNIDVAIIGAQGAPLGWYPFGNHVAYLEGTFKFIGAKNVYTYLIDGVKVAPRSTISQEEIIKEISPELDKIISNL; translated from the coding sequence ATGTCAAAAAAAGTTTTAGTTATTTACTCTTCAGTAAACAAAGAGTCTGTAACATCAAAGGCTACAAATGCTTTCGTTAAAAAATATGAAAATAAATACCCAAACTCAGAAATTACATTATTAGATTTATCAACTAGCACATTTAGCAAAAATTCATTAACTGCTGAAAATTTTTCAACTTTTTGAAATGATAATGAAGCAGACAAATGAATAGATTTATTAAAAAATGTTGATTTAGTAGTTGTTGGTGCGCCAATGTACAATTTTAATATTTCAGGAATGCTAAAAAATTTTCTTGATACAGTTTGTGTAGCAAATAAAACATTTTCATATAAATATTCTAAAAAAGGTGATGCAATAGGATTGGTAACAAATATAGATGTAGCAATAATCGGTGCACAAGGAGCGCCTCTTGGATGATATCCATTTGGTAACCATGTTGCTTATTTAGAAGGAACATTTAAATTTATTGGTGCAAAAAATGTGTACACATATTTAATAGATGGTGTCAAAGTAGCTCCAAGAAGCACAATTTCACAAGAAGAAATTATTAAAGAAATTTCACCTGAATTAGACAAAATTATTTCTAATTTATAA
- a CDS encoding HAD hydrolase family protein, with product MSITNNKIFTYFLDLDGTLFDLKTGTRISKNNINAIMMIKKFVNVVISTGRSYNDHRIKETMKLLQIEDAICSGGGEIYINNNLHKYFKIEDQLIFDVLDYAYNLRLPLVVFDKNGESVYLRTKIDRFLNKLFLSKKWNIIELFKNFDYTKHNDVIKLALIVKNPFKAKKIIRKFSNYFGNKLNAYIANKGFVIEITSNSSNKGIAEQIYLEAKGLMKENAVHIGDSDADACVKGYVGKLVAMKNGSKLIKTLADEVAPNYKYSGIYKYFLGKVID from the coding sequence ATGAGTATAACAAATAATAAAATTTTTACATATTTTTTAGATTTAGATGGTACATTATTTGACTTAAAAACAGGCACTAGAATTAGCAAAAATAATATTAATGCAATTATGATGATAAAAAAATTTGTAAATGTTGTAATTTCCACAGGAAGATCTTATAACGATCATAGAATAAAAGAAACTATGAAACTTCTACAAATCGAAGATGCTATTTGTTCAGGTGGAGGGGAAATTTATATAAATAATAATTTACATAAATATTTTAAGATAGAAGATCAACTTATTTTTGATGTTTTGGATTATGCATACAATTTAAGATTACCTTTAGTTGTTTTTGATAAAAATGGAGAATCTGTTTATTTGAGAACAAAGATTGACAGGTTTTTAAATAAATTATTTTTATCTAAAAAGTGAAATATAATTGAGCTTTTTAAGAATTTTGACTATACAAAGCACAATGATGTTATTAAACTTGCTCTAATAGTTAAAAATCCTTTTAAAGCAAAAAAAATAATCAGAAAATTTTCTAATTATTTTGGGAACAAATTAAATGCATATATTGCGAATAAAGGATTTGTTATTGAAATTACTTCAAATTCTTCAAATAAAGGTATTGCTGAACAAATATATTTAGAGGCTAAAGGTTTAATGAAAGAAAATGCAGTTCATATTGGTGATTCTGATGCAGATGCTTGTGTTAAAGGATATGTAGGAAAATTAGTAGCAATGAAAAATGGTTCTAAGTTAATAAAAACATTAGCTGATGAAGTGGCGCCAAATTATAAATATTCTGGAATTTATAAATATTTTTTAGGAAAGGTTATTGATTAA
- a CDS encoding deoxyribonuclease IV — protein sequence MIKIGSHVSFNSPNYLVGAIETSISNGANCAMIYLGAPQNKNRVDVEKYCLKEYLEKYSSTIKPEDIIVHAPYIVNPTSLEKYNFAIDFLIKEIERMNYIGAKYLVLHPGSSTNFDLQDSLDRFVLSIKEILSKTKDVIICVETMAGKGKEVGVNFDQIRYFIDKIDNERFQVCLDTCHVWDSGYNIKNYEEFKEILKKYDILKNIKVIHLNDSKNQIESHKDRHENIGKGYIGLETLSKFVHDKDFDNIPIILETPWTDEGPIYKEEIIILLNKE from the coding sequence ATGATAAAAATAGGAAGTCATGTTAGTTTTAATAGTCCAAATTATTTAGTTGGTGCGATTGAAACTTCAATATCAAATGGAGCAAATTGTGCAATGATTTATTTAGGTGCTCCACAAAATAAAAATAGAGTAGATGTCGAAAAATACTGTTTGAAAGAGTATTTGGAAAAATATAGTTCTACAATAAAACCTGAAGATATTATTGTCCACGCTCCATATATTGTTAATCCAACTTCTTTAGAAAAATATAATTTTGCAATAGATTTTTTAATAAAAGAAATTGAAAGAATGAATTATATAGGAGCTAAATATTTAGTTTTACACCCAGGTTCAAGTACAAATTTTGATTTACAGGATTCTTTAGATAGATTTGTTTTATCAATCAAGGAAATTCTTTCAAAAACAAAAGACGTTATTATATGTGTTGAAACAATGGCGGGAAAAGGTAAAGAAGTAGGTGTTAATTTTGACCAAATACGTTATTTTATAGACAAAATAGATAATGAAAGATTTCAAGTTTGCCTAGACACTTGCCATGTATGAGATTCTGGGTACAATATAAAAAATTACGAAGAATTCAAAGAAATATTAAAAAAATATGATATTTTAAAAAATATAAAAGTTATACATTTAAACGATTCAAAAAATCAAATAGAATCTCATAAAGACAGACATGAAAATATAGGAAAAGGATATATAGGTCTTGAAACACTATCAAAATTTGTCCATGATAAAGATTTTGATAACATTCCTATTATTTTAGAAACTCCTTGAACAGATGAAGGGCCTATTTATAAAGAGGAAATAATTATTCTTTTAAATAAAGAATAA
- a CDS encoding MGA_1079 family surface serine endopeptidase, with product MKKRYKKFILNSLSLIGFFAPLAGLSNLNENVNSNSENLNLINNYFKNNNFSYFKIIKSTIFEDIKSKKYPYHITKNLISFLNTYKEILELKINKSYIQIKNNLNEDEKIFSELSEFDKIINTNNESYKQINDDLVLKIKSTLKKIKVRNNKIDENNKNFKEFIEKVNKLNLKSILLSEFINENILSIFNNSILRKLFFDHVIEIENNILFLENIIRSYDGPNLSDILEKALNEAKVFLKTFDKLSNIIQIKEKSTLIVENLNNIIISNNLQPNNLVKEIKKVNKKIDNSDTLNNHEKELLKNKLLNVIIFKQIIDIENIVQNYDLKLEELKKDLISKISSFLISEEIKNSLILKIKNFNSLLEFNSYKEKINLIQSKFSETLINIQLIKDKIFSNSIDNEQALFFYRKLIIINSFSNDNIINKLNPYNLDETLTLIEEANIIFKNILNSNSSENQSKSILELFKEQTMNVWKFEMTDNSKKYDLESYAYSLSYDLNNAKLFFDNYDTKEVDYEIVDLYLDENDKNTLVAKIKVSMISEPTISYEFSISKTLAKDANPIIEAININSIDEIFNFDYDYFKNVTINEFNNLLLKDKKNLFKGKKKKIFKYFNYEIDDDIEIKESKLFFTIKILFNNQIIRTQKISTKNTIEFLENEYEKESNKDALDLQKILEIVKSDTASFMSKIKFKEGVKLSHIAYLASDAKKAFDDLYIMPKFGKYEVFIKDLKNINDYNGNVDFILWYKKNGIEVPIENVNELDKYKKTISSFKLLNFNDIKPINNEVMTFNDFLSKNGEVISQKHRDLFNSINETNFKLRLTQGRKYNRKEYRALNLKDMIEQKAFINMEYLIELRNSDSNPQKSDNYSNEDYVPLGVGIYDKDLERNSKDLGEIRRNYFTYYYDVRELNNREMTFKLGFINKRNTNIRFTNGIDYKLINIVNDYQQALYPEIMVNNIKISDLIVNYDLLSKRKAEEFINNLDDLNNIITLKTNSDGKIHYKNFSLSSNLFKIVEIKRIANDEAYVKFGVRTIDGQIVKGNTWFKVKGFARSDLFNINEELTFTKHNLKTVQESNKLITRERVIEPYWDELFWSNNKRNNYVNWTLKRKYLEKTLLKENSRNRFIQFDIFANVLINDDLKNSRLRNSNNSISLKFSFDELVDRKNTIIERTSFNEKANVHFKYFIGIYWKEDEGIEFKIWMEDDSYKIILGEPETQKFDANVKFDKNRAFIVLPAAVKTTIRYTNDEEYENFELDQNRFDLKNIEYNQYGEPILFYSDLEFQKNKNVYYPNQNVDFKLHEGFKLNAEYVHIKQYRDWDVLESVYSRNLLVDGGYFFASASIIGKANDDPNDATFYIMTNNHVEGGSDFNAVSGNNFLSIRNGRKYAFVPDIIDNNVDRSWPIRTSEANTIHNNQIKMVWTGREQISKDGNRSEFRDLTIFSIDLNEKLRVSREKGNMQIVWKIENLMKMGSAKFNIHSSQIDMSVPNLKEISTIGWPRTQFAGSINRRTYVDNNKVMVSFQVNGPQIFSGGGASGSGMYTSGDRYFSTWVAGNGIGDSWGIRYENKDYNYFGINYNNENPLELKNYKSVASQIFKANLVDPSTYDLPWFLNEVKNGEE from the coding sequence ATGAAAAAAAGATATAAAAAATTTATATTAAATTCACTTTCACTTATAGGTTTTTTTGCACCATTAGCAGGATTAAGTAATTTAAATGAAAATGTTAATTCTAATTCTGAAAATTTAAATTTAATTAATAATTATTTTAAAAATAATAATTTTTCTTATTTTAAAATAATAAAATCAACAATATTTGAAGATATTAAATCTAAAAAATATCCTTACCATATTACAAAAAATTTAATTAGTTTTTTAAATACTTATAAAGAAATTTTAGAACTAAAAATAAATAAATCATACATTCAAATTAAAAATAACTTAAATGAAGATGAAAAAATTTTTTCTGAATTAAGCGAGTTTGATAAAATTATCAATACTAATAATGAATCTTATAAACAAATTAATGATGATTTAGTTTTAAAAATAAAGTCAACATTAAAAAAAATAAAGGTACGTAATAACAAAATTGATGAAAATAATAAAAATTTTAAAGAATTTATAGAAAAGGTTAATAAACTAAATTTAAAATCAATTTTATTATCTGAATTTATAAATGAAAACATTTTATCAATTTTTAATAACTCTATATTAAGAAAATTATTTTTTGATCATGTTATAGAAATTGAAAATAATATTTTATTTTTGGAAAATATAATAAGAAGTTATGATGGCCCAAATTTAAGTGACATTTTAGAAAAAGCATTGAATGAGGCAAAAGTATTTTTAAAAACATTTGATAAATTATCTAACATAATTCAAATAAAAGAAAAGTCAACTTTAATTGTTGAAAATTTGAATAATATTATTATTAGTAATAATTTACAACCAAATAATTTAGTTAAAGAAATAAAAAAAGTTAATAAAAAAATAGATAATTCTGACACACTAAATAATCATGAAAAAGAATTGTTAAAAAATAAACTTTTAAATGTAATAATTTTTAAACAAATAATTGATATTGAAAACATTGTTCAAAATTACGATTTAAAACTTGAAGAATTAAAAAAAGATTTAATATCTAAAATTTCTTCTTTTTTAATTTCTGAAGAAATAAAAAATTCACTTATTTTAAAAATAAAAAACTTTAATTCACTTTTAGAATTTAATTCTTATAAGGAAAAAATTAATTTAATACAATCTAAATTTAGCGAAACATTAATAAATATTCAATTAATTAAAGATAAAATATTTTCTAATTCTATTGATAATGAACAAGCATTGTTCTTTTATAGAAAATTAATAATTATTAATAGTTTTTCAAATGATAATATTATCAATAAGTTGAATCCATATAATTTAGATGAAACATTAACTTTGATTGAAGAGGCAAATATTATTTTTAAAAATATTTTAAACTCTAATTCTTCTGAAAATCAAAGTAAATCAATATTAGAATTATTTAAAGAACAAACTATGAATGTTTGAAAATTTGAAATGACAGATAATTCTAAAAAGTATGATTTAGAGTCTTATGCATATTCGCTATCTTATGATTTAAACAATGCAAAATTATTTTTTGATAATTATGATACAAAAGAAGTTGATTATGAAATAGTTGATTTATATTTAGATGAGAATGATAAAAACACTTTGGTGGCTAAAATAAAAGTTTCAATGATATCAGAACCAACTATTTCATATGAATTTTCAATTTCTAAGACTTTAGCAAAAGATGCAAACCCTATTATTGAAGCGATAAATATAAATAGTATTGATGAAATATTTAATTTTGATTATGATTATTTTAAAAATGTAACTATAAATGAATTTAATAATCTTTTATTAAAAGATAAAAAGAATTTATTTAAAGGCAAAAAGAAAAAAATATTTAAATATTTTAATTATGAAATTGATGATGATATCGAAATAAAAGAAAGTAAATTATTTTTTACTATTAAAATTTTATTTAATAATCAAATAATAAGAACACAGAAAATTTCAACTAAAAATACTATTGAATTTTTAGAAAATGAATATGAAAAAGAATCAAATAAAGATGCATTAGATTTACAAAAAATACTAGAAATTGTTAAGAGCGATACAGCTTCTTTTATGTCAAAAATAAAATTCAAAGAAGGTGTAAAGCTATCACATATAGCATATTTAGCTTCTGATGCTAAAAAAGCTTTTGATGATTTATATATTATGCCTAAATTTGGAAAATATGAAGTTTTTATTAAAGATTTAAAAAATATAAATGATTATAACGGCAATGTTGATTTTATATTGTGATATAAAAAAAATGGTATTGAAGTTCCTATTGAAAATGTTAATGAATTAGACAAATACAAAAAAACTATTTCTAGTTTTAAACTTTTAAATTTCAATGATATTAAACCTATTAATAATGAAGTAATGACTTTTAACGATTTTTTAAGTAAAAATGGTGAAGTTATATCTCAGAAACACCGTGATTTGTTTAATTCAATAAATGAGACTAATTTTAAACTTAGATTAACACAAGGTAGAAAATATAATAGAAAAGAATATAGAGCTCTTAATTTAAAAGATATGATTGAACAAAAAGCTTTTATTAATATGGAATATTTAATAGAATTAAGAAATTCTGATTCTAATCCTCAAAAATCTGATAATTATTCAAATGAAGATTATGTTCCATTAGGCGTTGGTATTTATGATAAAGATCTTGAAAGAAATTCAAAGGATTTAGGTGAAATAAGACGTAATTATTTTACTTATTATTATGATGTAAGAGAATTAAATAATAGAGAAATGACATTTAAGTTAGGTTTTATAAACAAAAGAAATACTAACATTAGATTCACAAATGGCATTGATTATAAGCTAATTAATATAGTTAATGATTACCAACAAGCTTTATACCCAGAAATAATGGTAAATAATATTAAAATCAGTGATTTGATAGTAAACTATGATTTATTATCTAAAAGAAAAGCAGAAGAATTTATTAATAATTTAGATGATTTAAATAATATAATAACCTTAAAAACAAATTCTGATGGAAAAATTCATTACAAAAATTTTTCTCTTTCATCTAATCTTTTTAAAATAGTAGAAATAAAAAGAATAGCAAATGATGAAGCATATGTTAAATTTGGTGTTAGAACAATTGATGGGCAAATTGTAAAAGGGAATACATGATTTAAAGTAAAAGGTTTTGCAAGAAGTGATTTATTTAATATAAATGAAGAATTGACTTTTACTAAGCATAATTTAAAGACTGTACAAGAATCAAATAAATTAATCACAAGAGAAAGAGTGATTGAACCTTATTGAGACGAATTGTTTTGATCAAATAATAAACGTAACAATTATGTTAATTGGACTTTAAAAAGAAAGTATTTAGAAAAAACACTACTGAAAGAAAACTCAAGAAATCGTTTTATTCAATTTGATATTTTTGCAAATGTTTTAATAAATGATGACCTAAAAAATTCTAGATTAAGAAATTCAAATAATTCAATAAGTTTAAAATTTTCATTTGACGAGTTAGTTGATAGAAAAAACACTATTATTGAGAGAACTTCATTTAATGAAAAAGCAAATGTTCATTTTAAATATTTTATAGGAATATATTGAAAAGAAGATGAAGGAATTGAATTCAAAATATGAATGGAAGATGATTCTTATAAGATTATACTGGGAGAACCTGAAACGCAGAAGTTTGATGCTAATGTTAAATTTGACAAAAATAGAGCTTTTATAGTTTTACCAGCAGCTGTTAAAACAACTATAAGATACACAAATGATGAAGAATACGAAAATTTTGAGTTAGATCAAAATAGATTTGATTTAAAAAATATTGAATACAATCAATATGGTGAGCCAATTTTGTTTTATAGTGATTTAGAATTCCAAAAAAATAAAAATGTTTATTACCCTAATCAAAATGTCGATTTTAAACTTCATGAAGGTTTCAAATTAAATGCTGAATATGTTCATATTAAACAATATAGAGATTGAGATGTTTTAGAATCTGTTTATTCTAGAAATCTTTTAGTAGATGGTGGTTACTTTTTTGCTTCAGCAAGTATTATTGGGAAAGCAAACGATGACCCTAATGATGCAACTTTTTATATTATGACTAATAATCATGTTGAAGGCGGCTCGGATTTTAATGCTGTAAGTGGAAATAATTTTCTTTCAATTAGAAATGGAAGAAAATACGCTTTTGTTCCAGATATAATAGATAATAATGTTGATAGATCTTGACCTATTAGAACTAGTGAAGCTAATACGATTCATAATAATCAAATAAAAATGGTATGAACTGGTAGAGAGCAAATATCTAAAGACGGTAATAGAAGTGAATTTAGAGATTTAACTATATTTTCAATAGATCTTAATGAAAAACTAAGAGTTTCTCGTGAAAAAGGTAATATGCAAATTGTTTGAAAAATAGAAAATCTTATGAAAATGGGGAGTGCCAAATTTAATATTCATTCAAGTCAAATTGATATGTCAGTACCTAATTTAAAAGAGATTAGTACAATAGGCTGACCTAGAACACAATTTGCTGGATCAATTAATAGAAGAACTTATGTTGATAATAATAAAGTTATGGTCAGTTTTCAAGTAAATGGTCCACAAATATTTTCAGGCGGTGGTGCTAGTGGAAGCGGTATGTATACTTCTGGAGATAGATATTTTTCAACATGAGTAGCAGGAAATGGGATAGGTGATTCTTGAGGAATTCGTTACGAAAACAAAGATTATAATTATTTTGGTATAAATTATAATAATGAAAATCCTTTAGAATTAAAGAATTATAAATCTGTAGCTTCACAAATTTTTAAAGCTAATTTAGTTGATCCTTCTACATATGATTTGCCTTGATTTTTAAACGAAGTTAAGAATGGAGAAGAGTAA